A DNA window from Actinomadura luzonensis contains the following coding sequences:
- the dapB gene encoding 4-hydroxy-tetrahydrodipicolinate reductase: MIRVGVLGARGRVGVEVCKAVEAAPDMELAAALDKDDPIEGLKGAEVVVDFTHPDVVMGNLEWAISHGIHPVVGTTGFDEARLTTVRGWLADNPGTHCLIAPNFGIAAVLMMRFAQQAARWFESVEIVELHHPNKADAPSGTARRTAELVAEARAKAGAGPMPDATSTSLDGARGADVAGVHVHAVRLSGLIAHQEVLLGGDGEILTIRHDTMSRSAFTPGVLLGVRRVRELPGLTVGLEPLLEL; this comes from the coding sequence GTGATCAGGGTAGGTGTGCTGGGCGCGCGCGGGCGCGTGGGCGTCGAGGTGTGCAAGGCGGTCGAGGCGGCTCCCGACATGGAGCTGGCCGCGGCCCTCGACAAGGACGACCCCATCGAAGGGCTCAAGGGCGCGGAGGTGGTGGTCGACTTCACCCACCCCGACGTCGTCATGGGAAACCTGGAGTGGGCCATCTCCCACGGCATCCACCCGGTGGTGGGCACGACCGGCTTCGACGAGGCCCGGCTGACCACCGTGCGCGGCTGGCTGGCCGACAATCCCGGCACCCACTGCCTCATCGCCCCCAACTTCGGCATCGCCGCCGTGCTCATGATGCGCTTCGCGCAGCAGGCGGCCCGCTGGTTCGAGTCCGTCGAGATCGTCGAGCTGCACCACCCCAACAAGGCCGACGCGCCGTCCGGCACCGCCCGGCGCACCGCCGAGCTGGTGGCCGAGGCCCGCGCCAAGGCCGGGGCCGGCCCGATGCCCGACGCGACCAGCACCTCGCTCGACGGCGCCCGCGGGGCCGACGTCGCCGGCGTGCACGTGCACGCGGTGCGGCTGTCCGGCCTGATCGCGCACCAGGAGGTGCTGCTGGGCGGCGACGGCGAGATCCTGACGATCCGGCACGACACGATGAGCCGTTCGGCGTTCACGCCCGGCGTGCTGCTCGGCGTCCGCCGGGTGCGCGAGCTGCCCGGCCTCACCGTGGGCCTGGAGCCCCTGCTGGAGCTCTGA
- a CDS encoding GNAT family N-acetyltransferase: MVRWADPRELPGLVAVELAADRLFEQVGITFPPGTTMIEEAADPGLVLVEGTPPAGFALIGPLDGHLHLDQLAVHPADMRQGIGGRLVRAVLDHARATGAPRVTLTTYRDVPWNAPWYERHGFTVLPPGKWGPELAALVAHERSLGLEVAPRVVMSAGTGRSAADARPVGGEPVHGIVDR; the protein is encoded by the coding sequence ATGGTGCGATGGGCCGATCCCCGGGAGCTGCCCGGCCTGGTGGCGGTGGAGCTGGCCGCCGACCGCCTCTTCGAGCAGGTGGGCATCACGTTCCCGCCCGGCACCACGATGATCGAGGAGGCCGCCGACCCGGGCCTGGTCCTGGTCGAGGGCACCCCGCCGGCCGGTTTCGCGCTCATCGGGCCGCTCGACGGCCACCTGCACCTCGACCAGCTCGCCGTGCACCCCGCCGACATGCGCCAGGGCATCGGCGGACGCCTGGTGCGGGCCGTCCTCGACCACGCCCGCGCCACCGGCGCGCCCCGCGTGACGCTGACCACCTATCGCGACGTGCCCTGGAACGCGCCCTGGTACGAGCGGCACGGCTTCACCGTCCTGCCGCCCGGGAAGTGGGGGCCGGAGCTGGCGGCGCTGGTCGCGCACGAACGCTCGCTGGGCCTGGAGGTGGCGCCCCGCGTGGTGATGAGCGCCGGCACGGGCCGGTCAGCCGCGGACGCGCGGCCGGTTGGCGGCGAGCCAGTCCACGGCATAGTCGACCGCTGA
- a CDS encoding aminoglycoside N(3)-acetyltransferase, whose product MGFGQVVLLHSSLRSLGPVEGGAGTVVAALRGLLGPDGTLAVPTGTSGNSDTSPLYRAAVAGMTAAEVAAYRDRMPAFDPATTPSQGMGVIAEHVRTLPGARRSGHPQTSLAAVGPLAARITGGHARDCLLGERSPIARLYDAGARVLLLGVGYDKCTAFHLAEYRRTAHPPRRTYRAVVDDGDGRGWCEFEDVALDAGDFPALGAAFEETGVVRRGRVGAAGARLFPLRSAVDYAVDWLAANRPRVRG is encoded by the coding sequence GTGGGTTTCGGTCAGGTCGTGCTGCTGCACTCCTCCCTCCGCAGTCTCGGCCCGGTCGAGGGCGGGGCGGGCACGGTGGTGGCGGCGCTGCGGGGGCTGCTCGGCCCCGACGGCACGCTCGCCGTCCCCACCGGCACCTCCGGGAACTCCGACACCTCTCCCCTCTACCGGGCGGCCGTCGCCGGCATGACGGCGGCGGAGGTCGCCGCCTACCGCGACCGCATGCCCGCCTTCGACCCCGCCACCACGCCCTCGCAGGGCATGGGGGTGATCGCCGAGCACGTGCGGACGTTGCCGGGGGCGCGGCGGAGCGGGCATCCGCAGACGTCGCTGGCCGCCGTAGGGCCGCTGGCGGCGCGGATCACCGGCGGGCACGCCCGCGACTGCCTGCTCGGGGAGCGCTCCCCCATCGCCCGCCTGTACGACGCCGGCGCCCGCGTGCTGCTGCTCGGCGTCGGCTACGACAAGTGCACCGCCTTCCACCTCGCCGAGTACCGCCGCACCGCGCACCCGCCGCGCCGTACCTACCGGGCGGTGGTGGACGACGGGGACGGGCGCGGGTGGTGCGAGTTCGAGGACGTGGCCCTGGACGCGGGCGACTTCCCCGCGCTCGGCGCGGCGTTCGAGGAGACCGGTGTCGTACGGCGCGGCCGGGTGGGCGCGGCCGGGGCGCGGCTGTTCCCGCTGCGCTCAGCGGTCGACTATGCCGTGGACTGGCTCGCCGCCAACCGGCCGCGCGTCCGCGGCTGA
- a CDS encoding MFS transporter, translated as MRDLADDRQVGLEKAGGVDKTAERLQTAISAVPLRFRLARLWAASAISTVGARTLGVAYPLLALAQTGSPAAAGWAGFALTLPVLVLYVPGGFLVDRISPRHVILCAEAGRMLSVASVLAVMPFGGPSLAHILLAAVAEGVLWVLYTLAEAALLPVVVQPAMMHQAVARSEGAAHIASIAGRPLGGYLFGIGRYVPFAVNAVLFALSCALFLGTGRAAGRRPARPSSLRDLTEGFRELTRHPFLGGSVAVTTFTNLMVNTLIMIFVAGSAGMSSLKIGIVLAAGGVGGVLGSFLAAILPPVRRVLRVHLWIWSGALGLAAVGTMVGLPSYFFAVALVATGIGGALSNVAIRSVEIHKVDPATLARVVGVSRLSSHGAICLSAPLGGFMVTVGDVTGGSLLLCVLMVLAAAGSGWGPVRERLTPSLPADLPEPELSDLLQGLRRRIGVRPDSGSPARADLEGTPKRDSRLMSVHVTGRDVACANRRAG; from the coding sequence ATGCGCGACCTCGCTGATGACCGACAGGTCGGGCTCGAAAAGGCGGGGGGCGTGGACAAAACGGCTGAACGGCTACAGACCGCGATATCGGCTGTGCCGCTGAGGTTCAGGTTGGCCCGGCTCTGGGCGGCCTCGGCAATCTCCACGGTGGGTGCTCGCACGCTGGGCGTCGCCTACCCCCTTCTCGCCCTGGCGCAGACCGGCTCGCCGGCCGCCGCAGGCTGGGCCGGGTTCGCTCTGACGCTTCCCGTCCTGGTTCTGTATGTTCCGGGCGGATTTCTGGTCGACCGAATCTCGCCTCGCCACGTGATCCTGTGCGCCGAGGCGGGCCGCATGCTCAGCGTGGCCTCCGTGCTGGCGGTGATGCCGTTCGGCGGGCCGTCCCTCGCGCACATCCTCCTGGCGGCGGTCGCCGAGGGTGTCCTGTGGGTGCTCTACACCCTGGCGGAGGCGGCCCTGCTGCCCGTCGTCGTACAACCGGCCATGATGCACCAGGCGGTCGCGAGGAGCGAGGGAGCGGCCCACATCGCCTCCATCGCCGGGCGGCCGCTCGGCGGCTACCTGTTCGGGATCGGGCGCTACGTCCCGTTCGCCGTGAACGCCGTGCTCTTCGCGCTCTCCTGCGCGCTCTTCCTCGGCACGGGACGCGCGGCGGGCCGGCGGCCGGCCCGGCCGTCGAGCCTCCGGGACCTGACCGAGGGCTTCCGCGAGCTCACCCGCCATCCCTTCCTGGGAGGCTCGGTCGCGGTGACCACGTTCACGAACCTCATGGTCAACACCCTGATCATGATCTTCGTGGCCGGATCGGCGGGCATGTCCTCACTCAAGATCGGCATCGTGCTGGCCGCGGGCGGGGTGGGCGGCGTGCTGGGCTCCTTCCTGGCCGCGATCCTGCCGCCGGTGCGGAGAGTGCTCCGGGTCCACCTCTGGATCTGGTCCGGCGCGCTGGGCCTGGCCGCGGTCGGGACCATGGTGGGGCTGCCGTCCTACTTCTTCGCCGTGGCGCTGGTCGCGACGGGCATCGGCGGAGCGCTGAGCAACGTGGCGATCAGGTCGGTCGAGATCCACAAGGTCGACCCGGCGACGCTGGCCCGCGTCGTCGGCGTCTCGCGGCTCTCCTCACACGGGGCGATCTGCCTGTCCGCCCCGCTGGGCGGTTTCATGGTCACCGTCGGCGACGTGACCGGCGGTTCACTGCTGCTGTGCGTGCTCATGGTGCTCGCGGCGGCGGGGAGCGGCTGGGGGCCGGTGCGGGAGAGGCTGACGCCGTCCTTGCCGGCCGACCTGCCGGAACCCGAGCTGTCGGACCTGCTCCAGGGCCTGCGCCGCCGCATCGGCGTGCGGCCGGACTCCGGCTCGCCCGCGCGCGCCGACCTTGAGGGCACGCCGAAGCGTGACTCGCGGCTCATGAGCGTGCACGTCACGGGCCGCGACGTCGCGTGTGCCAACCGCCGTGCCGGTTGA